Proteins co-encoded in one Sulfurimonas sp. HSL1-2 genomic window:
- a CDS encoding peroxiredoxin — protein sequence MLVTQKAPDFTATTVLGDNQIVDNFNLYENFGEKGTVLFFYPLDFTFVCPSEIIAFDHRLQEFQDRGVNVIGVSVDSQFSHFAWKNTPVENGGIGQVRYPLVADLTKEISKAYDVLLDGGVALRGSFLIDTDGTVRHAVINDLPLGRNIDEMLRMVDTMLFTNEHGEVCPAGWNKGDEGMKADTAGVAEYLAKHSEEL from the coding sequence ATGCTCGTTACACAAAAAGCACCGGACTTTACCGCTACTACCGTCCTCGGCGACAACCAGATCGTCGACAACTTCAACCTCTACGAAAACTTCGGCGAAAAAGGGACTGTTCTCTTCTTCTACCCGCTGGACTTCACCTTCGTCTGCCCGTCTGAGATCATCGCATTTGACCACCGTCTCCAGGAGTTCCAGGATCGCGGCGTCAACGTTATCGGCGTCTCCGTCGACTCCCAGTTCAGCCACTTCGCGTGGAAGAACACACCGGTTGAAAACGGCGGTATCGGCCAGGTCCGCTACCCGCTCGTCGCTGACCTGACAAAAGAGATCTCCAAAGCATACGACGTCCTGCTCGACGGCGGCGTTGCACTGCGCGGCTCTTTCCTGATCGACACTGACGGTACGGTCCGCCACGCGGTCATCAACGACCTGCCGCTCGGCCGTAACATCGACGAGATGCTGCGTATGGTCGATACGATGCTCTTCACCAACGAGCACGGCGAAGTCTGTCCGGCCGGCTGGAACAAGGGTGACGAAGGTATGAAAGCCGACACTGCCGGTGTTGCCGAATACCTCGCAAAACACTCCGAAGAGCTCTAA
- a CDS encoding glycosyltransferase, producing the protein MDTKVLLISDTVYDANGVSRFIQDMAAQSRQRDGRFSVLSSSPLGGETSESNIVNIRPFWYVRMPFYKEQYLTIVPPWMQMYRYVKAASPDVIHISTPGPLGICAMLIAKRCAIPVAGTYHTDFPSYIRKQMKLELAEAVTRRFMRFFFQRMQRVFSRSQHYMGVLEDELNMEARKLRFLPPGSNTERFSLLHRDESVWPRFDIRSDSLKILYVGRLSVEKNFLFVVDLFEALQRTCDLPLSLIVVGEGTLSESVSRRRNSHIHLLGLQGGPDLSALYASSDLMLFASVTETLGQVVMEAQASGLPCIVSDQGGVTDTVEHGQTGFCLSVEDKSAWTEAALKLIADKGLRERMGRAAHEKMQGRSIVQTYERFMQAHDEIVKR; encoded by the coding sequence ATGGATACAAAGGTATTACTGATCAGCGACACGGTCTACGACGCCAACGGGGTGTCGCGGTTTATCCAGGATATGGCGGCACAGTCGCGCCAAAGGGACGGCCGCTTCTCAGTCCTGAGCTCGTCCCCGCTGGGCGGGGAAACGTCCGAGAGCAATATCGTCAACATCCGGCCCTTCTGGTATGTCCGCATGCCTTTTTATAAAGAGCAGTACCTCACGATCGTACCGCCTTGGATGCAGATGTACCGCTACGTCAAAGCGGCCTCCCCGGACGTGATCCATATCTCGACGCCGGGGCCGCTTGGGATCTGCGCGATGCTCATTGCCAAGCGGTGCGCTATCCCCGTGGCGGGGACCTACCACACGGATTTTCCCTCCTATATCCGCAAGCAGATGAAGCTGGAGCTGGCTGAAGCGGTGACGCGGAGGTTCATGCGTTTCTTTTTTCAGCGCATGCAGCGGGTCTTCTCCAGGTCGCAGCACTACATGGGAGTGTTGGAAGATGAACTGAACATGGAAGCGAGGAAGTTGCGATTCCTGCCGCCGGGGAGCAATACGGAGCGTTTCTCGCTTCTTCACCGGGATGAATCGGTCTGGCCCCGATTTGACATCCGCTCCGACAGCCTGAAGATCCTCTACGTCGGGCGGCTCAGCGTCGAGAAGAACTTCCTCTTCGTCGTCGACCTTTTCGAAGCGCTTCAGCGCACCTGTGACCTGCCGCTTTCCCTGATCGTCGTCGGGGAGGGGACACTGTCCGAGAGCGTGAGCCGGCGGCGCAACAGCCATATCCATCTGCTGGGCCTGCAGGGCGGCCCGGACCTCTCCGCGCTTTATGCCTCATCGGACCTGATGCTCTTTGCCTCCGTCACCGAAACGCTGGGGCAGGTCGTGATGGAGGCCCAGGCTTCCGGGCTTCCCTGTATCGTCAGTGACCAGGGGGGCGTGACCGATACCGTTGAACACGGCCAAACAGGCTTCTGCCTCTCGGTGGAGGATAAGTCCGCATGGACGGAAGCAGCTTTGAAGCTTATTGCCGACAAAGGACTCCGTGAACGTATGGGCAGAGCGGCGCATGAAAAGATGCAGGGGCGTTCGATCGTACAGACCTATGAGCGCTTTATGCAGGCGCATGATGAAATCGTTAAACGTTAA
- a CDS encoding UDP-2,3-diacylglucosamine diphosphatase produces MDNSATRYRSVFLSDIHLGSRHSQADALLEFFRDFECEHLFLVGDIIDGWALRRRWSWPQEHSDVIQKLLRRARKGTRIVYVLGNHDEFVRSFLPLTLGDNIEVTNEYHFTAADGREYLVTHGDFFDSITMTKKWLAKFGDISYEMLLKLNKPINRIRSLIGYKRFWSLSNFAKQSVKKAVMFIDDYEQVLVSEAKRREFDGVICGHIHKAENRDIDGVHYLNCGDWVESCTAVVETMEGEWKLLHFHRQQVEEEPLLLAAG; encoded by the coding sequence ATGGATAACAGCGCCACGCGATACCGTTCCGTCTTTCTCTCCGACATCCACCTGGGGTCCCGCCACTCCCAGGCCGACGCCCTGCTCGAATTTTTCCGCGATTTCGAATGCGAGCACCTCTTTCTTGTCGGCGACATCATTGACGGTTGGGCGCTGCGCCGCCGCTGGAGCTGGCCGCAGGAGCACTCGGATGTCATTCAGAAGCTGCTGCGCCGTGCCCGCAAGGGAACCAGGATCGTCTACGTGCTCGGCAACCACGACGAATTTGTCCGTTCTTTTCTCCCCCTGACCCTGGGGGACAATATCGAGGTCACCAACGAATACCACTTTACCGCTGCCGACGGGCGGGAGTACCTTGTCACCCACGGCGACTTTTTCGACAGCATCACGATGACAAAGAAGTGGCTGGCCAAGTTCGGCGATATCAGCTACGAGATGCTGCTCAAGCTCAACAAACCCATCAACCGTATCCGGAGCCTGATCGGGTACAAACGGTTCTGGTCCCTTTCAAACTTCGCCAAGCAGAGCGTCAAAAAAGCGGTCATGTTCATTGACGATTACGAACAGGTCCTCGTATCCGAGGCGAAGCGGCGGGAATTCGACGGGGTGATCTGCGGGCACATCCACAAAGCGGAGAACCGGGATATCGACGGGGTACACTACCTCAACTGCGGCGACTGGGTAGAGTCATGTACGGCAGTGGTGGAGACGATGGAGGGGGAGTGGAAACTGCTGCACTTCCACCGGCAGCAGGTCGAAGAGGAGCCGCTGCTTCTGGCCGCGGGCTGA
- the raiA gene encoding ribosome-associated translation inhibitor RaiA, which translates to MNTPIRTKDITLTDNTRDHVQKAKEQFMKFGLDITTINVLLSKVKNGVEAEFDIHIAHNTPVVITQQDDDLDAAIDMAVERANKALRRLHDKLKSHRGPGLKDLEVQEA; encoded by the coding sequence ATGAATACTCCTATTCGCACAAAAGATATTACTCTGACGGACAACACCCGCGACCATGTTCAAAAAGCCAAAGAACAGTTTATGAAATTCGGACTCGATATTACGACGATCAATGTGCTTCTGAGCAAAGTGAAAAACGGCGTTGAAGCGGAATTTGACATTCATATTGCCCACAACACGCCTGTCGTCATTACCCAGCAGGACGACGATCTCGATGCAGCGATCGATATGGCCGTTGAGCGTGCGAACAAAGCGCTCCGCCGTCTGCACGACAAACTCAAATCCCACCGCGGCCCAGGCCTGAAAGACCTCGAGGTCCAGGAGGCCTAA
- a CDS encoding multiheme c-type cytochrome: MKRFAATLLTFAAIGASLYATEAAPELNSQYHDSSKCKACHATIVNEWAGSYHAKSHYKHDEYLRQSMEYYARKTRKPINAVKVECAACHNPRVAVTKTDINYQIDVLMGLDEGSEVNAAVSDSTLSEGVNCLVCHNVDSIKHDLPADKRGVHRIQWNPVGIMSGPIEDAKSPYHKTQYRDFFGKDPKQLCFVCHANDRSAENFVFANTQQEYKDTQKQCADCHMSPKKEGFASNLPIDDGKPKKRMVREHGFVGAHTNWLWQDALGIEAKKSGDSFIVTLTNENPHNIPTGFGARELILDVIYRSGSKVIETKSISMTQHYTDKRGKPTIPHLATSATEDMSVPARGTKTFKVPMVEGTGQVTFELHYRLVNDEIRSLLELKQPQWSEKKFINRTTIRL; this comes from the coding sequence ATGAAACGTTTTGCCGCGACTCTCCTGACGTTTGCCGCTATCGGCGCCTCACTGTATGCTACGGAGGCTGCCCCCGAACTCAACTCTCAGTACCACGATTCGAGCAAGTGTAAAGCCTGCCACGCCACCATTGTCAATGAATGGGCCGGTTCCTATCACGCCAAATCACATTACAAACATGACGAGTACCTTCGCCAGTCGATGGAGTACTATGCCCGCAAAACGCGCAAACCGATCAACGCCGTGAAGGTGGAGTGCGCCGCCTGCCATAACCCCCGCGTTGCCGTGACGAAAACGGATATCAACTACCAGATCGACGTTCTGATGGGACTGGATGAAGGGAGCGAGGTCAATGCCGCGGTCAGCGACAGTACACTCTCCGAAGGGGTAAACTGCCTCGTCTGCCACAATGTCGACAGCATCAAACACGACCTTCCCGCGGACAAGCGCGGGGTACACCGGATACAGTGGAACCCGGTCGGCATCATGAGCGGTCCGATCGAGGACGCGAAGTCCCCGTACCATAAGACGCAGTACCGCGACTTTTTCGGCAAAGACCCCAAGCAGCTCTGTTTTGTCTGCCACGCCAATGACCGTTCAGCGGAGAACTTCGTCTTTGCCAATACGCAACAAGAGTATAAGGATACGCAGAAGCAATGTGCCGACTGCCACATGAGCCCGAAGAAAGAGGGGTTTGCATCGAACCTCCCGATCGACGACGGCAAGCCGAAGAAGCGGATGGTCCGTGAGCACGGTTTTGTCGGTGCGCATACGAACTGGCTCTGGCAGGACGCCCTGGGGATTGAAGCGAAAAAGAGCGGGGACAGCTTTATCGTGACGCTTACCAACGAGAACCCGCATAATATCCCGACGGGATTCGGTGCAAGGGAGCTGATTCTTGACGTCATCTACCGCAGCGGCTCGAAAGTGATCGAGACCAAGAGTATTTCGATGACCCAGCACTACACGGACAAACGCGGCAAGCCGACGATCCCGCACCTGGCCACATCCGCGACCGAGGACATGTCCGTTCCGGCACGCGGCACCAAGACATTCAAAGTCCCGATGGTCGAAGGAACGGGGCAGGTGACATTCGAACTCCATTACCGCCTGGTGAATGATGAGATCAGGTCACTGCTGGAACTTAAACAGCCTCAGTGGAGCGAGAAGAAGTTTATCAACCGTACTACTATCAGGCTCTAA
- the der gene encoding ribosome biogenesis GTPase Der, with the protein MKKLAIIGRPNVGKSSFFNRLLKERDAITSEMAGTTRDVKKRVATVLDREVEVLDTGGLDEGSELFDKVREKSIEAAKQADIILFMVDGKNLPIEEDKKLFHELEAMGKSMALVVNKIDNDKMNEKVWEYYEFGTQTIFGISVSHNRSINPLLEWIGKQLPYIPKAEELAASEPDMMDEFDDLLDAYVEDEEESSIYDENDEMKESDEDPNHINVAIIGRVNVGKSSMLNALLGEERSVVSDVAGTTIDPIDETIARDDKTITFIDTAGIRKRGKIEGIERYALYRTRTMLERANLALLVLDASEPFTDLDEKIAGLIDENRLACMIVLNKWDKAPKEDYDKIVQQVRDRFKFLHYAPVITVSALTKQRIHKLYDMIIQINDNYSQRITTSRLNEALGFAMRKHPIPSMNGQMIRIYYATQYASRPPQIALIMNKPKGLHFTYRRFLANQLREAFNFEGTPLLFKAKKRGEK; encoded by the coding sequence ATGAAAAAACTAGCCATTATCGGTCGTCCGAACGTAGGGAAAAGCTCCTTTTTCAATCGTCTGCTGAAAGAACGGGATGCCATTACGTCGGAGATGGCGGGGACGACGCGCGACGTCAAAAAACGCGTTGCCACGGTCCTTGACCGGGAGGTAGAAGTGCTCGATACCGGCGGGCTCGACGAAGGAAGTGAACTTTTTGACAAGGTGCGCGAAAAGTCGATCGAGGCCGCCAAGCAGGCGGATATCATTCTGTTCATGGTCGACGGCAAGAACCTGCCGATCGAAGAGGACAAGAAACTCTTCCACGAACTCGAAGCGATGGGCAAAAGCATGGCCCTCGTCGTCAACAAGATCGATAACGACAAGATGAACGAGAAGGTGTGGGAGTACTACGAGTTCGGGACCCAGACCATCTTCGGCATCTCCGTCTCCCATAACCGCTCCATCAATCCGCTGCTCGAGTGGATCGGTAAACAGCTGCCTTACATCCCCAAGGCCGAGGAGCTGGCAGCGTCGGAGCCGGATATGATGGACGAGTTCGACGATTTGCTCGATGCGTACGTGGAGGATGAAGAAGAGAGCTCCATCTACGACGAAAACGACGAAATGAAAGAGAGCGACGAAGATCCGAACCATATCAATGTGGCGATCATCGGCCGGGTCAATGTCGGAAAGAGCTCCATGCTCAACGCCCTGCTGGGGGAAGAGCGTTCCGTCGTCAGCGACGTTGCCGGGACGACCATCGACCCCATCGACGAAACGATTGCACGCGATGATAAGACCATCACTTTTATCGATACGGCCGGTATCCGCAAACGCGGGAAGATCGAGGGGATCGAACGCTACGCCCTCTACCGGACGCGCACGATGCTCGAACGGGCCAATCTCGCCCTGCTGGTACTTGATGCTTCCGAGCCCTTCACGGACCTCGACGAGAAGATCGCCGGCCTCATCGACGAGAACCGTCTGGCCTGTATGATCGTGCTCAACAAATGGGACAAGGCGCCCAAAGAGGATTACGACAAGATCGTCCAGCAGGTGCGCGACCGCTTCAAGTTCCTGCACTACGCCCCGGTCATTACCGTTTCGGCACTGACGAAGCAGCGCATCCACAAGCTCTACGACATGATCATCCAGATCAACGACAACTATTCGCAGCGTATCACGACGTCGCGGCTCAACGAAGCGCTGGGCTTCGCGATGCGCAAACACCCGATCCCGTCGATGAACGGGCAGATGATCCGCATCTACTACGCCACGCAGTACGCGTCGCGCCCGCCGCAGATTGCGCTGATCATGAACAAGCCCAAGGGCCTGCACTTCACCTACCGCCGCTTCCTCGCCAACCAGCTGCGCGAGGCCTTCAATTTCGAGGGGACCCCGCTGCTCTTCAAAGCGAAGAAACGGGGCGAAAAGTAG
- the metK gene encoding methionine adenosyltransferase has product MSKEYIFTSESVTEGHPDKMADQISDAILDDIISKDLTAHVACETLVSNGFCIIAGELKTHAYTPMQDIVRRVVKEIGYTDSTYGFDHRSAAVLNAIGEQSPEIDQGVSREGGEIGAGDQGLMFGYACRETDVLMPLPIYLAHRITERLAEARKEGIIPYLRPDGKAQVSVRYIDGKPVSVETVVVSTQHHENIPQEQIHKDVIEMVIKHVIPADLLSADIVYHINPTGSFVVGGPQGDAGLTGRKIIVDTYGGSCPHGGGAFSGKDPTKVDRSAAYAARYVAKNLVAAGACERATIQVAYAIGVVEPISIMVDTHGTAVVSEEKIEACVRELFDLTPKGIIETLDLLRPIYRKTAAYGHFGRELPEFTWEKTDKAEAIRSYLGL; this is encoded by the coding sequence GTGTCTAAAGAGTATATTTTTACTTCCGAATCCGTTACTGAGGGACATCCGGACAAGATGGCCGACCAGATCAGCGATGCGATCCTAGACGATATTATTTCAAAAGACCTTACCGCCCATGTTGCCTGCGAGACCCTTGTTTCAAACGGGTTCTGTATTATCGCCGGCGAGCTGAAAACGCATGCGTACACCCCGATGCAGGATATCGTACGCCGTGTCGTCAAAGAGATCGGCTATACGGACTCCACCTACGGGTTCGATCACCGTTCTGCCGCGGTCCTCAATGCGATCGGCGAGCAGTCCCCGGAGATCGACCAGGGCGTCTCCCGCGAAGGCGGTGAGATCGGTGCCGGCGACCAGGGGCTGATGTTCGGGTACGCCTGCCGCGAAACCGACGTATTGATGCCGCTGCCGATCTATCTGGCACACCGCATTACCGAGCGTCTCGCCGAAGCGCGCAAAGAGGGGATTATCCCCTACCTGCGTCCCGACGGGAAGGCCCAGGTCAGTGTCCGTTACATTGACGGCAAACCAGTCAGCGTCGAAACGGTCGTTGTCTCGACCCAGCACCATGAGAACATCCCGCAGGAGCAGATCCACAAGGATGTCATCGAAATGGTCATCAAGCATGTTATCCCGGCCGATCTGCTCAGCGCGGATATCGTCTACCACATCAACCCGACCGGTTCCTTCGTTGTCGGGGGACCGCAGGGTGATGCCGGACTGACCGGCCGTAAGATCATCGTCGACACCTACGGCGGTTCCTGCCCGCACGGCGGCGGCGCGTTCAGCGGCAAAGACCCGACCAAGGTCGACCGCTCCGCGGCATACGCGGCGCGCTACGTGGCAAAGAACCTTGTCGCTGCAGGTGCCTGCGAGCGTGCGACGATCCAGGTTGCCTACGCCATCGGCGTCGTCGAGCCGATTTCGATCATGGTCGATACCCACGGCACGGCCGTCGTCTCCGAAGAGAAGATCGAGGCGTGCGTCCGCGAGCTTTTCGACCTGACACCGAAGGGCATTATCGAGACCCTCGATCTGCTGCGTCCGATCTACCGCAAAACAGCGGCATACGGCCATTTCGGCCGCGAACTCCCCGAATTTACCTGGGAGAAGACGGACAAAGCCGAAGCGATCCGCTCCTATCTCGGACTTTAA
- the hemJ gene encoding protoporphyrinogen oxidase HemJ, whose product MEYYNWILAFHVMSLISWMAVLFYLPRLFVYHTEHAGNAGFVEVVKIQEYKIYHYIGVPAMWATILSGGAMIALNPGLFQSGGWLHAKLTAALLLIVYHFTLGRYKKQLAEGTCTKSGKFFRAYNEVPTLLMIFIVIMVIIKPF is encoded by the coding sequence ATGGAATACTATAACTGGATTCTCGCCTTTCACGTTATGAGCCTTATCAGCTGGATGGCCGTGCTGTTTTACCTGCCGCGTCTCTTTGTCTATCACACCGAACATGCGGGCAATGCCGGCTTCGTCGAGGTCGTCAAGATCCAGGAATACAAGATCTACCACTATATCGGCGTACCGGCGATGTGGGCAACGATCCTCAGCGGCGGAGCGATGATCGCGCTGAACCCCGGACTGTTTCAAAGCGGCGGCTGGTTGCACGCCAAACTGACGGCGGCCCTGCTGCTGATCGTCTACCACTTTACGCTCGGACGCTACAAAAAGCAGCTGGCCGAGGGGACGTGCACCAAAAGCGGGAAGTTCTTCCGCGCCTACAACGAGGTTCCGACCCTGCTGATGATCTTTATCGTCATCATGGTCATTATCAAGCCCTTCTAA
- the rpmF gene encoding 50S ribosomal protein L32 yields the protein MAVPKRRVSHTRAAKRRTHYKIKLARPVKDSDGTYKMPHHVNPTTGEYK from the coding sequence ATGGCAGTACCTAAGAGACGCGTATCTCACACGCGTGCAGCAAAACGCCGCACCCACTACAAAATCAAACTGGCACGTCCGGTCAAAGACAGTGACGGCACCTACAAAATGCCGCACCATGTCAATCCGACTACCGGCGAGTATAAATAA
- the trxC gene encoding thioredoxin TrxC has protein sequence MEKRKVVCPHCGQVNAVPVKETYAKANCGHCRYSLLDTKPIALDPTAFDNQIANSDIPVIVDFWAPWCGPCRMMAPAFEEAASSFALKVRFAKVNTEEQQALASRFHIQSIPTLIVFKGGWEVDRVSGALSAEQLRQWVGRFL, from the coding sequence ATGGAAAAGCGCAAAGTGGTCTGCCCCCACTGCGGGCAGGTCAATGCCGTCCCGGTCAAAGAGACCTACGCCAAGGCCAACTGCGGCCACTGCAGATACTCCCTCCTCGACACGAAACCCATCGCCCTCGATCCAACCGCCTTCGACAACCAGATCGCCAACAGCGACATCCCGGTCATCGTCGATTTCTGGGCACCGTGGTGCGGCCCCTGCCGCATGATGGCCCCGGCGTTCGAGGAAGCGGCTTCCTCCTTCGCGCTGAAAGTCCGTTTCGCCAAGGTCAATACGGAAGAGCAGCAGGCGCTGGCGTCGCGCTTTCATATCCAGTCCATTCCGACACTGATCGTCTTCAAAGGGGGGTGGGAAGTCGACCGCGTTTCCGGCGCCCTCAGCGCCGAGCAGCTCCGGCAGTGGGTCGGACGTTTTCTCTGA
- the trpS gene encoding tryptophan--tRNA ligase, translated as MRVFTGIQPSGDLHIGNYFGSIKAMVDSQAENEVFAFIANYHAMTTVQDGARLSELTMQAATDFLALGIDPEKSTFWVQSDVKEVLELYWFLSSFTPMGLLERAHSYKDKVAKGISANHSLFAYPVLMAADILLYDVDVVPVGKDQIQHVEIARDIAIRFNNAYGDILKLPEFRVDENVATVPGIDGQKMSKSYGNTINIFGDEKAQLKTIKKIVTEAVPMEEPKEWRGCNVYNITKLFLDEDECLALQERYERGGEGHGHFKLYLAEVIWEHFRPYREKRAYYEAHQDEVRDILKAGAAKASEAARAITEKVRSVTGAAY; from the coding sequence ATGAGAGTTTTTACGGGCATCCAACCCTCCGGTGACCTGCATATCGGCAACTATTTCGGCTCGATCAAAGCCATGGTCGATTCGCAGGCGGAGAACGAGGTTTTTGCCTTTATCGCCAACTATCACGCTATGACGACGGTCCAGGACGGTGCACGCCTCTCTGAACTGACGATGCAGGCCGCCACCGATTTTCTCGCCCTGGGCATCGACCCGGAAAAATCGACCTTCTGGGTCCAAAGCGACGTCAAAGAGGTCCTCGAGCTTTACTGGTTTCTCTCCTCCTTCACCCCGATGGGACTGCTCGAGCGTGCCCACAGCTACAAAGACAAGGTCGCCAAAGGCATTTCCGCCAACCACAGCCTCTTCGCCTACCCGGTGCTGATGGCCGCGGACATCCTGCTCTACGACGTCGATGTCGTCCCCGTCGGCAAGGACCAGATCCAGCACGTCGAGATCGCCCGTGATATCGCCATCCGCTTCAACAACGCCTACGGCGACATCCTGAAACTCCCCGAATTCCGCGTCGACGAGAATGTCGCGACAGTCCCGGGCATCGACGGCCAGAAGATGAGCAAAAGCTACGGCAACACGATCAATATCTTCGGTGACGAGAAGGCGCAGCTCAAGACGATCAAAAAGATCGTCACCGAAGCCGTCCCGATGGAAGAGCCCAAAGAGTGGCGTGGATGCAACGTCTACAACATCACCAAGCTCTTCCTCGACGAGGATGAGTGCCTCGCCCTGCAGGAGCGCTACGAGCGCGGCGGCGAAGGGCACGGCCACTTCAAGCTCTACCTGGCCGAGGTGATCTGGGAACACTTCCGCCCCTACCGCGAAAAACGCGCCTACTACGAAGCGCACCAGGACGAAGTCCGCGACATTCTCAAAGCCGGTGCGGCCAAGGCCAGCGAAGCCGCCCGCGCGATCACGGAGAAGGTCCGCAGCGTCACCGGCGCCGCATACTGA
- a CDS encoding 4Fe-4S dicluster domain-containing protein, with product MAVLINDTCINCGACIDECPVEAIVDEDDNPTGEEIYYVYGDKCVECVGHHDEPACATACPTEGCIVWDAVGESPSSRDDITDDMRNDHVPVVE from the coding sequence ATGGCAGTTTTGATTAACGACACATGTATCAACTGCGGTGCCTGTATTGATGAATGCCCGGTTGAGGCGATCGTAGACGAGGATGATAACCCGACGGGTGAAGAGATCTACTACGTTTACGGTGACAAGTGTGTCGAATGTGTAGGCCATCACGATGAGCCTGCATGTGCGACAGCCTGCCCGACAGAGGGTTGTATCGTTTGGGACGCCGTCGGTGAAAGCCCTTCCAGCCGTGATGACATCACGGACGATATGCGCAATGACCACGTACCGGTTGTTGAGTAA
- the argF gene encoding ornithine carbamoyltransferase, giving the protein MRHFLTLRDYTKEEILSIIDLGLQIKSECKRREHKPYLDKQTLAMIFEKSSTRTRVSFETGIYQLGGQGLFLSNRDIHLGRGEPVKDTARVISSMCDMVMIRTFEQSMLEEFASYSKVPVINGLTDSYHPVQLLADYMTMIEHGQAENPVVAYVGDGNNMTHSWLMLAAKLGFELRVATPKGYEVDVAILADAMEMAVQSGAVIKVGNDPEEAIAGATVVTTDTWASMGQEDEKEQRIRDFAGYIVDEAKMALAGQDAIFLHCLPAYRGQEVSAEVLEGPHSVIFDEAENRLHAQKGLMVWLDRAR; this is encoded by the coding sequence ATGCGACACTTTTTAACCCTCAGAGATTACACGAAAGAGGAGATCCTCTCCATCATCGACCTCGGACTGCAGATCAAGTCCGAGTGCAAACGCCGCGAGCACAAGCCCTATCTGGACAAGCAGACGCTGGCGATGATCTTCGAGAAGAGTTCGACACGGACCCGCGTCAGTTTTGAGACGGGGATCTACCAGCTCGGCGGACAGGGGCTCTTCCTCTCCAACCGCGACATTCACCTGGGCAGAGGGGAGCCGGTCAAAGATACGGCCCGCGTTATCTCCTCCATGTGCGACATGGTGATGATCCGCACCTTCGAACAGAGCATGCTCGAAGAGTTCGCCTCCTACTCCAAAGTCCCCGTCATCAACGGCCTTACCGACAGCTACCACCCGGTGCAGCTGCTGGCGGATTATATGACGATGATCGAACACGGTCAGGCAGAGAACCCTGTTGTCGCCTATGTCGGCGACGGCAACAACATGACCCACTCCTGGCTGATGCTCGCCGCCAAGCTCGGGTTTGAACTGCGGGTCGCGACGCCAAAGGGGTACGAAGTCGACGTGGCGATCCTGGCGGATGCCATGGAGATGGCCGTGCAGAGCGGTGCCGTCATCAAGGTCGGAAACGATCCGGAAGAGGCGATCGCCGGTGCAACGGTCGTCACGACGGACACCTGGGCCTCCATGGGGCAGGAAGACGAGAAAGAACAGCGCATACGTGACTTCGCCGGTTACATCGTCGACGAAGCGAAGATGGCGCTTGCCGGGCAAGATGCGATCTTCCTGCACTGCCTGCCCGCCTACCGAGGACAGGAAGTGAGTGCAGAGGTCCTCGAAGGGCCGCATAGCGTTATCTTTGACGAGGCGGAAAACCGCCTGCATGCGCAAAAAGGATTGATGGTCTGGCTCGATCGGGCACGTTAA
- the ndk gene encoding nucleoside-diphosphate kinase, producing the protein MEQTLSIIKPDAVAKGVVGKILDRFESNGLRVAATKMLQLSRKDAQDFYAVHKERPFFTDLVEFMVSGPVVVSVLEGEDAVAKNRDLMGATNPQEAAPGTIRADFAENIDANAVHGSDSLENAEIEIRFFFAQREIS; encoded by the coding sequence ATGGAACAAACACTTTCCATCATTAAGCCGGATGCCGTAGCGAAGGGTGTTGTCGGCAAGATTCTTGATCGTTTTGAAAGCAATGGTCTGCGCGTTGCAGCGACGAAGATGCTTCAGCTTTCCCGCAAAGACGCTCAGGATTTCTATGCTGTTCACAAAGAGCGCCCTTTCTTTACTGACCTGGTTGAGTTTATGGTCAGCGGACCGGTGGTGGTCAGCGTTCTTGAAGGTGAAGACGCCGTAGCCAAAAATCGTGATCTGATGGGCGCGACGAACCCGCAGGAAGCAGCACCGGGCACGATCCGCGCTGATTTCGCGGAAAACATCGATGCCAACGCGGTTCACGGCAGCGACTCTCTTGAGAACGCTGAGATCGAAATTCGTTTCTTCTTCGCACAGAGAGAGATCTCCTAA